Proteins from one Planctomyces sp. SH-PL62 genomic window:
- a CDS encoding pyruvoyl-dependent arginine decarboxylase, whose protein sequence is MYVPAKLFFTKGVGTHREKLTSFELALRDAQIACYNLVRVSSIFPPRCEEVTIEEGLKELSPGQIVHVVISECASAEPNRLVASSVGVAIPRDRDQFGYLSEHHAYGQTAKTAADYAEDLAAEMLATILGVEFNPNSSWDEKRELWKIADVIYKTKEVTQTAVGHKDGLWTTVIAAAVLLP, encoded by the coding sequence ATGTACGTACCAGCGAAGCTGTTCTTCACCAAGGGAGTCGGTACTCACCGCGAAAAATTGACCAGCTTCGAGCTGGCGCTTCGGGACGCCCAGATCGCCTGCTACAACCTGGTGAGGGTCTCCAGCATCTTCCCGCCGCGCTGCGAAGAAGTCACGATCGAGGAGGGGCTCAAGGAACTGAGTCCCGGCCAGATCGTCCACGTGGTCATCAGCGAGTGCGCCTCGGCCGAGCCTAATCGTCTGGTGGCGTCGAGCGTCGGGGTCGCCATCCCGCGCGACCGCGATCAGTTCGGCTACCTGTCCGAGCACCACGCCTACGGGCAGACCGCCAAGACGGCCGCCGATTACGCCGAGGACCTCGCCGCCGAAATGCTGGCGACGATCCTGGGAGTCGAGTTCAACCCGAACAGCTCGTGGGACGAGAAGCGGGAACTCTGGAAGATCGCCGACGTCATCTACAAGACGAAGGAAGTCACCCAGACCGCCGTCGGCCACAAGGACGGCCTCTGGACGACCGTGATCGCGGCCGCCGTCCTCCTCCCCTGA
- a CDS encoding L-threonylcarbamoyladenylate synthase, which yields MIKTRVVAVAPREPDPEVLSEAAAVLLGGGLVAFATETVYGLGAVATDADAVLGIFRAKGRPSNNPLIVHVADIAQARGFALDWDDRAEVLARRFWPGPLTLVLPRTEAIPDIVAGGGPTVGLRVPAPTVARRLIECVGLPLAAPSANRSNRISPTRAEHVLADLDGRVHLILDSGPTTLGLESTVLDLASDPPAILRPGPIGRETLSAALQTSIAAPRRALREQESGPLPSPGQLSVHYAPRTHAIRVESPEALARIDWPARAGLLAFVPIAVGATPEGVERRILAEPESAARGFYDALHELDDRRLDLIVTVEPPAGEEWDAVRDRLSRATLPY from the coding sequence GTGATCAAAACGCGGGTCGTCGCCGTGGCTCCCAGGGAGCCCGATCCTGAAGTGCTATCCGAGGCCGCCGCCGTCCTTCTCGGCGGCGGCCTCGTCGCGTTCGCGACCGAGACGGTCTACGGCCTCGGCGCCGTCGCCACCGACGCCGACGCCGTCCTGGGGATCTTCCGCGCCAAGGGCCGGCCCTCGAACAACCCCTTGATCGTCCACGTGGCCGACATCGCCCAGGCTCGCGGGTTCGCGCTCGATTGGGACGACCGGGCGGAAGTCCTGGCCCGACGCTTTTGGCCCGGACCTCTGACCCTCGTCCTCCCTCGGACCGAGGCGATCCCCGACATCGTCGCGGGGGGCGGCCCGACCGTGGGACTTCGCGTCCCCGCGCCGACGGTCGCGCGCCGGCTGATCGAGTGCGTCGGGCTCCCCCTGGCCGCACCGAGCGCCAACCGATCGAATCGGATCTCGCCGACCCGCGCGGAGCATGTCCTGGCCGACCTGGACGGGCGGGTCCACTTGATCCTCGACAGCGGCCCGACGACCCTGGGCCTGGAATCCACGGTCCTCGACCTGGCCAGCGACCCGCCCGCCATCCTTCGACCCGGCCCGATCGGCCGCGAGACGCTTTCCGCAGCCCTGCAAACGTCGATCGCCGCCCCGCGACGAGCCTTGCGCGAGCAGGAGTCGGGACCGTTGCCGAGCCCTGGCCAGCTCTCCGTCCACTACGCGCCACGGACCCATGCGATCCGGGTCGAGTCGCCGGAAGCATTGGCCCGCATCGACTGGCCCGCTCGCGCGGGACTGCTGGCGTTCGTACCGATCGCGGTCGGAGCGACTCCCGAGGGGGTGGAGCGGCGGATTCTCGCCGAGCCCGAGTCCGCGGCGAGGGGGTTCTACGACGCCCTTCACGAACTCGACGACCGGCGACTCGACCTGATCGTCACGGTCGAGCCGCCGGCCGGGGAAGAGTGGGACGCGGTCCGCGACCGGCTGTCGCGGGCGACGCTCCCTTATTAG
- the ruvB gene encoding Holliday junction branch migration DNA helicase RuvB: MAREVKIKGKSGDDREPRPEADTTAAGPAAALPVDAVEEKLRPQRLSEIIGQRAVAERLSIALAAAKKRGEPLPHILFDGPPGLGKTTFAGVLHNELGVELNLTSGASLDKKMDVMPYLTNAAEGSILFIDEIHRLPRAVEEFIYPVMEDFRVDVVLGEGMAARTINLPLKRFTIIGATTRSGMLSAPLRERFHMHEHLEFYDPDDLARIITINAAKMRATISEDAAWELAERSRGTPRIANARLRWVRDYAIARADGSIDLTVARDALDMQEIDSEGMDKQDRRYLDTLIRVFKGGPTGAEALAATMTLSVDTIRDEVEPFLLRREFVVRTPRGRVATSAAYRHLGMAEPQRDVMDDILEGQRRLFL, translated from the coding sequence ATGGCGAGAGAAGTGAAGATCAAGGGGAAGTCGGGCGACGACCGCGAGCCCAGGCCCGAGGCGGACACGACGGCCGCCGGCCCGGCGGCGGCCCTGCCGGTCGACGCGGTCGAGGAGAAGCTGCGCCCTCAGCGGCTCTCCGAGATCATCGGCCAGCGCGCCGTGGCCGAACGGCTCTCCATCGCGCTGGCCGCCGCCAAGAAGCGCGGCGAGCCCTTGCCCCACATTCTCTTCGACGGCCCCCCCGGGCTGGGCAAGACGACGTTCGCCGGCGTGCTCCACAATGAGCTGGGCGTCGAGCTGAACCTGACCAGCGGCGCGTCCCTCGACAAGAAGATGGACGTGATGCCGTACCTGACCAACGCGGCCGAGGGCTCCATCCTCTTCATCGACGAGATCCATCGTCTGCCCCGCGCGGTCGAGGAGTTCATCTACCCCGTGATGGAGGATTTCCGCGTCGACGTCGTCCTGGGCGAGGGGATGGCGGCCCGGACGATCAACCTGCCCCTGAAGCGGTTCACGATCATCGGCGCGACGACTCGCAGCGGCATGCTCTCGGCCCCGCTCCGCGAGCGGTTCCACATGCACGAGCATCTCGAATTCTACGACCCCGACGACCTCGCCCGGATCATCACCATCAACGCCGCCAAGATGCGCGCGACGATCAGCGAGGACGCGGCCTGGGAGCTGGCGGAACGCAGCCGGGGCACCCCCCGGATCGCCAACGCCCGGCTCCGCTGGGTGCGCGACTACGCCATAGCACGCGCCGACGGCTCCATCGACCTGACCGTCGCCCGCGACGCTCTCGACATGCAGGAGATCGACTCCGAGGGGATGGACAAGCAGGACCGCCGCTACCTCGACACCCTGATCCGCGTCTTCAAGGGGGGGCCGACCGGCGCCGAGGCCCTCGCCGCGACGATGACGCTGTCGGTCGACACCATCCGCGACGAGGTCGAGCCCTTCCTCCTCCGTCGCGAGTTCGTCGTGCGGACCCCTCGCGGGCGCGTGGCGACCTCGGCCGCCTATCGCCACCTCGGAATGGCCGAACCCCAGCGAGACGTGATGGACGACATCCTGGAAGGCCAGCGCCGGCTGTTCCTCTAA
- the ruvA gene encoding Holliday junction branch migration protein RuvA translates to MITQIQGVLRAVAEESLTLAVDPFELEVLIPEHTRRQVQGKVGEAITLHTTFFIEGQAMGGRMNPRLIGFLSTVDREFFDTFCSVDGVGVRKALRAMVRPVREIARTIQEQDVKMLATFPGIGEAMAERIVAKLRRKVGIYALIVGPDGKAAPPAPTNGKAENAAPDVVSDVYALLLSVGHSEMQARAAIDRALAGKKKFKSVPDMIEAIYQQDKD, encoded by the coding sequence GTGATCACTCAGATTCAAGGCGTTCTCCGCGCGGTGGCCGAAGAGAGTCTGACCCTGGCGGTCGACCCGTTCGAGCTGGAGGTCCTGATCCCCGAGCACACGCGGAGGCAGGTGCAAGGGAAGGTGGGGGAGGCGATCACGCTCCACACCACGTTCTTCATCGAAGGCCAGGCGATGGGGGGGCGGATGAACCCCCGGCTGATCGGCTTCCTGTCGACGGTCGATCGCGAGTTCTTCGACACCTTCTGCTCGGTGGACGGCGTGGGGGTGCGCAAGGCGCTTCGGGCGATGGTCCGGCCGGTGCGCGAGATCGCCCGAACGATCCAGGAGCAGGACGTGAAGATGCTGGCCACCTTCCCGGGCATCGGCGAGGCGATGGCCGAGCGGATCGTCGCCAAGCTCCGCCGGAAGGTGGGCATCTACGCCCTGATCGTGGGACCCGACGGCAAGGCCGCGCCCCCGGCCCCGACCAACGGCAAGGCCGAGAACGCCGCGCCCGACGTGGTGAGCGACGTCTACGCCCTGCTCCTCTCGGTGGGGCATTCGGAGATGCAGGCCCGCGCCGCCATCGACCGGGCGCTCGCGGGGAAGAAGAAGTTCAAGTCGGTGCCCGATATGATCGAAGCGATCTACCAGCAGGACAAGGATTGA
- a CDS encoding HEAT repeat domain-containing protein, with product MDDRAYWNVATRRAAACWVLALAACASGCTTYVGTTARSFLGHVRNNPDPNVRYIAYTKLASKDAYETDEQRSEAVATLIEKYEKGREPLAIRAIICRTLGELGDPAARGVLLKAVHHQEPVVKIEACRALGKVGLPEDATVLAQTMTLDNLEDARIAAIEGLADLKTEDPRILKLLLDAMEHDDPAIRLASLNALRKIIGKDLGTDIAAWRAEMEPRLAATPSDLAAPSTGTSAADDAASRTSAARTSPSPPR from the coding sequence ATGGACGATCGAGCTTACTGGAACGTCGCGACGCGACGCGCGGCGGCCTGCTGGGTCCTCGCCCTGGCCGCGTGCGCCTCGGGCTGCACCACGTACGTGGGCACCACCGCGCGGAGCTTCCTCGGCCACGTCCGCAACAACCCCGACCCCAACGTCCGCTACATCGCCTACACCAAGCTGGCCTCCAAGGACGCCTACGAGACCGACGAGCAGCGCAGCGAGGCCGTGGCGACGCTGATCGAGAAATACGAAAAGGGACGCGAGCCCCTCGCCATCCGCGCCATCATCTGCCGCACCCTGGGCGAGCTGGGCGACCCGGCCGCGCGCGGCGTTCTCCTCAAGGCCGTGCATCACCAGGAGCCGGTCGTGAAGATCGAGGCCTGCCGCGCCCTGGGCAAAGTGGGACTGCCCGAGGACGCGACGGTCCTGGCCCAGACGATGACGCTCGACAACCTGGAAGACGCGAGGATCGCCGCCATCGAGGGCCTGGCCGACCTCAAGACCGAGGACCCGCGGATCCTCAAGCTCCTGCTGGACGCGATGGAGCACGACGACCCGGCCATCCGCCTGGCCTCGCTCAACGCCCTTCGCAAGATCATCGGCAAGGACCTGGGGACCGACATCGCCGCCTGGCGGGCCGAGATGGAGCCGAGGCTCGCCGCCACGCCGTCCGACCTGGCCGCCCCGAGCACGGGGACGTCCGCGGCCGACGACGCCGCGTCCAGGACCTCCGCGGCTCGGACCTCGCCGTCGCCCCCGCGTTGA
- a CDS encoding endonuclease MutS2 — MDSHTLDLLGVSKVRALVAARAACSLGKEAARNLEPSVDFREIHARLAVVSEMVEALRSGLRPPLGGLHDIRPLVRRAQVGAMLEAEELAEAAETLRSISGLATWLERMGEHFPRLGGMRAEVGQFSAASTAIEGCLDNRAKVMDTASRRLSAIRNEMGEVEAKIQEKLRSMLRSPEIKRALRYSNFSMVGHHYVLPVAKEHRGEIAGSVQRTSSTNETVYIEPTAIAEKSAQLSYLRARETKEIRRILRWLSAQLGLVAGPLLSTLEVMAELDLIYAKARYSVDYQMRAPEINEERRLVLRRARHPLLEAILRRDPALLLEEPTTAPAPQEGEPSAVVPSPPPPPEREREVVPIDVHLGLRFQMLVITGPNTGGKTVALKTVGLLAIMAQMGLHIPVAEGTQVPVFDEVLADIGDEQSLEQSLSTFSSHVRRISEILGKASERSLVMLDEMGAGTDPAEGAALGRAILDELDSIGGLAMVTTHIGDLKTYALTNPRAENAAVEFDVETLQPRYHVHIGDVGQSNALKIARRLSMPEHLVSRAERYLDQAQGSTVPEWDLIARMKREAEAARQEAIAAQAEAERARDALTERLQSLQLEGRREEDLAEARARLQPGDKVVVPKMGYDRPGRIVKIDPRKRMATVAIGHMNWNVAIDELLPQDVAAPVGSGKAARPKGTRLEDFEG, encoded by the coding sequence ATGGACAGTCATACGCTCGATCTTCTAGGGGTCTCCAAGGTCCGCGCGCTGGTCGCCGCAAGGGCCGCGTGCTCGCTGGGCAAGGAAGCGGCGAGGAACCTGGAGCCGTCCGTCGACTTCCGGGAGATCCACGCCCGACTCGCCGTCGTCTCCGAGATGGTCGAGGCGCTCCGCTCGGGACTTCGCCCCCCGCTGGGCGGGCTGCACGACATCCGACCGCTGGTGCGCCGGGCCCAGGTCGGCGCGATGCTCGAAGCCGAGGAGCTGGCCGAGGCGGCCGAGACCCTCCGTTCGATCAGCGGGCTCGCGACCTGGCTCGAACGCATGGGGGAGCACTTCCCCCGGCTCGGCGGCATGCGCGCCGAGGTCGGCCAGTTCTCGGCCGCGAGCACCGCCATCGAGGGCTGCCTGGACAACCGCGCCAAGGTGATGGACACCGCGAGCCGACGGCTCTCCGCCATCCGCAACGAGATGGGGGAAGTCGAGGCGAAGATCCAGGAGAAGCTCCGCTCGATGCTCCGATCACCGGAGATCAAACGGGCGCTTCGCTATTCGAATTTCTCGATGGTCGGCCATCACTACGTCCTCCCGGTCGCCAAGGAGCATCGCGGGGAGATCGCCGGCTCGGTCCAGCGCACCAGCTCCACGAACGAGACGGTCTACATCGAGCCGACCGCCATCGCCGAGAAGTCGGCGCAGCTCTCCTACCTCCGCGCCCGCGAGACCAAGGAGATCCGTCGTATCCTCCGCTGGCTGAGCGCCCAGCTCGGACTCGTCGCCGGCCCGTTGCTCTCCACCCTGGAGGTCATGGCGGAGCTCGACCTGATCTACGCCAAGGCGCGGTACAGCGTCGACTACCAGATGCGAGCCCCCGAGATCAACGAGGAGCGTCGACTCGTGCTGAGGCGGGCGCGACACCCGCTGCTGGAGGCGATCCTCCGTCGCGACCCGGCCTTGCTGCTGGAGGAGCCGACCACCGCGCCCGCGCCGCAGGAGGGAGAGCCGTCGGCGGTCGTACCTTCCCCGCCGCCCCCGCCCGAGCGTGAACGCGAGGTCGTCCCCATCGACGTGCATCTGGGCCTTCGATTTCAGATGCTGGTCATCACCGGCCCGAATACCGGGGGCAAGACAGTTGCGCTCAAGACGGTCGGCCTGCTGGCGATCATGGCGCAGATGGGGCTGCACATCCCCGTCGCCGAGGGGACCCAGGTCCCGGTCTTCGACGAGGTGCTGGCGGACATCGGCGACGAGCAAAGCCTGGAGCAGTCGCTCTCGACCTTCTCGTCGCACGTCAGGAGGATCTCAGAGATCCTCGGCAAGGCCTCTGAGCGATCGCTGGTGATGCTTGACGAGATGGGGGCGGGGACCGACCCGGCGGAAGGCGCGGCGCTCGGCAGGGCCATCCTGGACGAGCTGGATTCGATCGGCGGGCTGGCGATGGTCACGACCCATATCGGCGACCTGAAGACCTACGCCCTGACCAACCCTCGGGCCGAGAACGCGGCGGTCGAATTCGACGTCGAGACCCTCCAGCCCCGCTACCACGTCCACATCGGCGACGTCGGGCAGTCGAACGCGCTGAAGATCGCCCGACGACTCAGCATGCCCGAGCATCTGGTCTCCCGCGCCGAGCGATACCTGGATCAGGCGCAAGGGTCGACGGTCCCCGAGTGGGACCTGATCGCCAGGATGAAGCGCGAGGCCGAGGCGGCGCGGCAGGAGGCCATCGCGGCCCAGGCCGAGGCCGAGCGGGCGCGCGACGCCCTCACCGAGCGGCTCCAGTCGCTCCAGCTCGAAGGCCGCCGCGAGGAGGACCTCGCCGAGGCTCGGGCCCGGCTCCAGCCCGGCGACAAGGTGGTGGTCCCGAAGATGGGCTACGATCGCCCCGGCCGGATCGTGAAGATCGACCCCCGCAAGCGGATGGCCACCGTCGCGATCGGCCACATGAACTGGAACGTCGCGATCGACGAGCTGCTGCCGCAAGACGTCGCGGCCCCCGTCGGGTCGGGCAAGGCCGCGCGGCCCAAGGGGACCCGGCTGGAAGACTTCGAGGGCTGA